In one window of Oncorhynchus kisutch isolate 150728-3 linkage group LG16, Okis_V2, whole genome shotgun sequence DNA:
- the mblac1 gene encoding metallo-beta-lactamase domain-containing protein 1 — translation MEATETNYACNSSEFRRSELSDTELEIVGQPYSISVLKVGYCLSEQDGSFRADGTITLLTGPRTILVDTGGPWDRDFLVKRLKDKRLDPGDISLVVGTHGHSDHVGNLGLFPGATIVVGCDISEGDRYLPNQLSEGQPYPIDEHVSIVPTPGHTGRDVSLLVKGTTMGTVLVAGDLFEHCTDDDRWRELSENPAVQEASRQEALRTSDVIIPGHGLPFRIHREEVDGRSG, via the exons ATGGAAGCGACTGAAACAAATTATGCATGTAACAGTAGTGAGTTTAGAAGAAGCGAGTTATCAGACACAGAACTCGAGATTGTGGGACAACCCTACTCCATCTCGGTGCTCAAAGTAGGCTATTGTCTGTCCGAACAGGACGGTTCTTTTCGAGCAGACGGGACTATCACTCTTCTAACGGGACCTAGAACTATTCTAGTAGACACCGGAGGACCGTGGGACCGGGACTTTCTAGTGAAACGGCTGAAGGATAAGCGATTAGACCCGGGTGATATCAGCTTGGTGGTGGGGACACATGGCCACTCCGACCATGTTGGTAATCTGGGGTTGTTTCCAGGGGCAACAATAGTTGTGGGGTGTGACATCAGTGAGGGGGATAGGTACCTTCCTAACCAGCTGTCTGAGGGGCAACCCTATCCTATTGATGAACAT GTGTCAATAGTACCCACTCCAGGCCACACAGGGCGTGATGTGAGCCTTCTTGTGAAGGGAACCACAATGGGCACGGTGCTTGTTGCCGGGGACCTATTTGAGCATTGCACTGATGACGACCGTTGGAGAGAATTGAGTGAGAATCCTGCAGTTCAGGAGGCCAGCCGACAAGAGGCGCTACGCACCTCTGATGTCATCATCCCGGGACACGGGTTGCCGTTCAGGATCCACAGGGAGGAGGTGGATGGACGCTCCGGGTAG